From one Drosophila subpulchrella strain 33 F10 #4 breed RU33 chromosome 3L, RU_Dsub_v1.1 Primary Assembly, whole genome shotgun sequence genomic stretch:
- the LOC119553323 gene encoding uncharacterized protein LOC119553323 — protein sequence MYISNSCPAETSQTMETSEAVNTCAEGDQLNSSLRLQCSVSSMDMESESDLSLAFEREEQSPDGSCDELPAFEIRAFSPHGRTPSPIDDLNLSDIETPKQPLREQPPADDEEPSRQHDPQYVALHEINAQISPPSDGDDSNSLETIFEGVFLSTPPREKAANSGSSRFTPKRGRANLIELMAIGNRLHGGKENQSPGARVTDLQSPSPPKDPT from the coding sequence ATGTATATAAGCAATAGCTGCCCTGCAGAGACCAGCCAGACCATGGAAACTTCGGAAGCGGTGAATACGTGTGCGGAGGGAGACCAGCTGAACAGCTCCTTGCGCCTGCAGTGCTCGGTGTCCTCCATGGACATGGAAAGCGAGAGCGACCTTTCGCTGGCCTTCGAGCGCGAGGAGCAGTCCCCGGATGGCAGCTGCGACGAGCTGCCGGCCTTCGAGATCCGCGCCTTTTCGCCCCACGGACGCACCCCGTCGCCCATCGACGACCTCAACCTGTCGGACATCGAGACGCCCAAGCAGCCGCTGAGGGAACAGCCCCCTGCGGACGATGAGGAGCCCTCCCGCCAGCACGACCCCCAGTACGTCGCCCTGCACGAAATCAACGCCCAGATTAGTCCGCCCAGCGACGGCGACGACTCCAACAGCCTGGAGACGATCTTCGAGGGCGTCTTTCTCAGCACTCCGCCTCGCGAGAAGGCTGCCAACTCCGGCAGTTCCCGCTTTACACCCAAACGCGGCCGCGCCAATCTCATCGAGCTGATGGCCATCGGCAACCGGCTGCACGGTGGAAAGGAGAACCAGTCGCCGGGAGCGCGAGTCACCGACCTGCAGTCGCCATCGCCGCCTAAGGACCCCACCTAG
- the LOC119553321 gene encoding uncharacterized protein LOC119553321 — MSTPRNSAEQADLAVLVGSNNNNGSRSRSAGTPRKYATAGAPSSIRMCPASNMNNNQSNKQLNSICQRAQAGHKLMIIMRGPPGSGKSTLAESLLRQAHLLERNKVHDFVHSTDDYFWTRRGYDFNPTLIPAAHEWNQRRVREKAACGWSPIIVDNTNTMVWEMQPYVQSAVRHGYIIELLEPQTSWCKSASKLAQKNAHNVPRESIQRMLERYERTTAGDLIKSMKDTKYSVDLPQLRQHPPLPSVPVIPSFEESKPLEGSAPAPPDNTFKLNANAQTWVPFEQGAPSYWSQTADSADSGVSVAALGVPDAPAAQGSPKCEVSLIDLLRDESKTEEETSKGESRGAKQFQRHCLNCRNEPGGFALLRQMYPNKQLTGLWDLFVKCQADVDWAVDILLKEDELNAATGSDQFGLEETVNSEEASQFQCDCDKSVGSQESPVGTPLSSSPTPPASKTAPKPQRQPRNKRISAPTNKELQLQIQNCFVLGDEQYSEHTRKIRDIRNGVLDQPIVPKIPDAHEAADPEEPEEDDSEDNTLLEMDLGGTLIEQLRAQFHTDDEMLPPEQVLPTTTKIFVPRQLAKQLYMLWMEAVYNQLEEQRQKTMRDDEQFARLLKHPGYADCSESPSNVGELLDMELAWTIYNSEKMAAKQAAELAARKQPPNDIATHLTKMKLCETFPEIPTDTVLEIFAATGSNYGQTVEVLDSNVQSALSEAELYEKALREGEKLSAEVALEEQKQQHQKQLQQSSSGQGQRSSSSSSTTSRSPLLHEEAKCAALRDFEETRNMAAHHSQLKAECYLKAKQAVQRGNGSVALYYSEIANLHKQKIDVFNQRAANCIMEVHRHTQNNPDLLDLHYLHTVEAISCLDLFLDRHITVLRNSTRVYKHVFIITGRGLHSVNGVSTIKNRVKSRLGERRLRWQEVNPGLLRVKVFSASRHSKNF, encoded by the exons ATGTCGACGCCGCGAAATTCCGCTGAGCAAGCGGATTTGGCGGTCTTGGtgggcagcaacaacaacaatggcagCCGCAGCAGAAGCGCTGGTACTCCCAGGAAATACGCCACTGCCGGAGCTCCGAGCTCCATCAGAATGTGCCCCGCCAGCAATATGAACAACAACCAAAGCAACAAACAGCTAAACTCGATCTGCCAGCGAGCGCAGGCGGGCCACAAGCTGATGATAATCATGCGCGGTCCTCCGGGCAGTGGGAAGTCCACTCTGGCCGAATCCCTGCTGCGCCAAGCCCACCTGCTCGAGCGAAACAAAGTGCACGACTTCGTCCACAGCACAGACGACTACTTCTGGACGCGCCGTGGGTACGATTTCAATCCCACCCTGATCCCAGCCGCCCACGAGTGGAACCAGCGGCGAGTGCGCGAGAAGGCCGCCTGTGGCTGGAGCCCCATCATCGTGGACAACACCAACACGATGGTGTGGGAGATGCAGCCCTACGTTCAGTCCGCCGTGCGTCACGGCTACATCATTGAGCTGCTCGAGCCGCAGACCAGTTGGTGCAAGTCAGCCAGCAAGCTGGCCCAGAAGAATGCTCACAACGTCCCACGGGAAAGCATCCAGCGTATGCTGGAGCGCTACGAGCGCACTACTGCAGGAGATCTCATCAAG TCGATGAAGGATACAAAGTACTCGGTGGACCTTCCGCAACTGCGCCAACATCCGCCTCTTCCTTCAGTCCCGGTCATTCCTTCATTTGAGGAGAGCAAGCCATTGGAAGGTTCAGCCCCAGCGCCACCAGATAACACCTTTAAGCTGAATGCCAATGCCCAAACGTGGGTACCCTTCGAACAAGGAGCGCCGTCATACTGGTCCCAGACAGCGGATTCCGCAGATTCAGGAGTGTCGGTGGCAGCTCTGGGTGTTCCAGACGCTCCGGCTGCTCAAGGTTCACCAAAGTGCGAAGTCTCCCTGATCGATCTTCTTCGCGACGAGAGCAAGACAGAGGAGGAAACATCGAAAGGGGAGTCCAGAGGGGCAAAGCAGTTTCAGAGGCACTGCTTAAACTGTCGAAATGAACCGGGAGGATTTGCACTTCTGCGACAGATGTATCCCAACAAACAGCTGACGGGCCTCTGGGATCTGTTTGTCAAGTGCCAGGCTGACGTGGACTGGGCTGTCGATATTTTGTTGAAGGAGGACGAGCTTAACGCTGCCACAGGATCCGACCAGTTCGGATTGGAGGAAACCGTGAATTCCGAGGAGGCGTCGCAGTTTCAATGCGATTGCGATAAGTCGGTGGGGAGCCAAGAATCTCCAGTTGGCACTCCTCTTTCCTCGTCGCCAACCCCGCCAGCATCTAAAACCGCTCCTAAGCCGCAACGACAACCACGCAACAAAAGAATTTCGGCCCCCACCAACAAAGAATTGCAACTGCAAATCCAGAATTGCTTTGTTTTAG GCGACGAACAATACTCAGAGCACACGCGTAAAATCCGCGACATCCGTAATGGAGTCCTGGATCAACCTATCGTGCCCAAGATTCCAGATGCGCACGAAGCGGCGGATCCGGAAGAGCCGGAGGAGGACGACTCGGAAGACAATACTCTGCTGGAAATGGATTTGGGGGGCACTCTTATTGAGCAGCTGCGCGCCCAGTTCCACACGGACGACGAGATGTTGCCGCCGGAGCAGGTGTTGCCCACCaccacaaaaatatttgtgcCGCGTCAGCTGGCCAAGCAGCTTTACATGCTGTGGATGGAGGCAGTGTACAACCAGCTGGAGGAACAGCGCCAGAAGACAATGCGTGATGACGAGCAGTTCGCTCGATTGCTGAAGCATCCGGGCTACGCCGATTGCAGCGAGTCCCCGAGCAATGTGGGTGAGCTGCTGGATATGGAGCTGGCCTGGACCATATACAACAGCGAGAAGATGGCCGCCAAGCAGGCCGCCGAGTTGGCGGCTCGCAAGCAACCGCCCAACGACATCGCCACACACCTGACCAAGATGAAATTGTGCGAGACGTTCCCCGAAATCCCCACCGACACTGTTCTCGAGATCTTTGCGGCCACCGGTAGCAACTACGGCCAAACCGTCGAGGTCTTGGACAGCAATGTTCAGAGCGCGCTGAGCGAAGCGGAACTTTATGAAAAGGCTCTACGAGAGGGTGAAAAACTTAGTGCGGAAGTTGCGTTGGAAGAGCAGAAACAGCAGCACCAAAAACAATTGCAACAGAGCTCCTCTGGCCAAGGCCAGCGTTCCAGTTCCAGCTCTTCCACCACTAGTAGATCGCCCTTGCTGCATGAAGAGGCCAAGTGTGCTGCACTCCGCGACTTTGAGGAGACACGAAACATGGCCGCCCATCACTCCCAGCTTAAAGCAGAATGCTACCTGAAGGCCAAACAGGCGGTGCAGCGCGGCAATGGTAGCGTAGCGCTTTATTACTCTGAGATAGCCAACTTGCATAAGCAGAAGATTGACGTCTTCAACCAGAGGGCGGCCAACTGTATCATGGAAGTGCATCGGCACACCCAGAACAATCCGGATCTGCTAGACCTGCATTACCTGCACACGGTAGAGGCGATCAGCTGCCTGGATCTATTTCTCGACCGGCACATTACCGTGCTACGCAACTCCACACGCGTCTACAAGCACGTGTTCATCATCACGGGGCGTGGGCTGCACAGCGTGAATGGAGTGTCCACAATTAAAAACAGGGTCAAGTCCAGGTTGGGCGAGCGACGTTTGCG ATGGCAGGAGGTCAACCCAGGGTTGCTACGTGTCAAGGTGTTCTCCGCATCGCGGCATTCAAAGAATTTTTGA
- the LOC119554793 gene encoding tyramine/octopamine receptor, whose amino-acid sequence MPSADQILFVNVTTTVAAAALTAAAAVSTTKSGSDDAVRPYTDADAGMEAETAANITGSLVEGLTTVAAALSTAPADADSVGECDGAVEELHASVLGLQLAVPEWEALLTALVLSVIIVLTIIGNILVILSVFTYKPLRIVQNFFIVSLAVADLTVALLVLPFNVAYSILGRWEFGIHLCKLWLTCDVLCCTSSILNLCAIALDRYWAITDPINYAQKRTVGRVLLLISGVWLLSLLISSPPLIGWNDWPDEFTSATPCELTSQRGYVIYSSLGSFFIPLAIMTIVYIEIFVATRRRLRERAKANKLNTIALKSAELEPMANSSPAAASTSGSKSRLLASWLCCGRDRPQFATPMIQNDQESISSETHQPQQTQDGSKAGAQSNSDPQQQQHVVVLVKKSRRAKIKDSIKHGKARGGRKSQSSSTCEPHGEQQLLPAGGSCRASGGHSGGAKSDAEISTESGSDPKGCIQVCVTQADEQTSLKLTPPQSSTGVAAVSATPQQKKPSGVNQFIEEKQKISLSKERRAARTLGIIMGVFVICWLPFFLMYVILPFCQSCCPTNKFKNFITWLGYINSGLNPVIYTIFNLDYRRAFKRLLGLN is encoded by the exons ATGCCATCGGCAGATCAGATCCTGTTTGTAAATGTCACCACAAcggtggcggcggcggctCTAACCGCTGCAGCCGCCGTAAGCACCACAAAATCCGGAAGCGACGATGCCGTACGGCCGTATACGGATGCGGACGCGGGCATGGAAGCGGAGACGGCGGCCAACATAACCGGTTCTCTGGTGGAGGGCCTGACCACCGTGGCGGCGGCACTGAGTACGGCTCCGGCGGATGCGGACTCCGTGGGAGAGTGCGACGGAGCCGTGGAGGAGCTGCACGCCAGCGTCCTGGGCCTCCAACTGGCGGTGCCAGAGTGGGAG GCTTTACTGACCGCCCTGGTTCTCTCCGTTATCATCGTGCTGACCATCATCGGGAACATCCTGGTGATCCTGAGTGTGTTCACCTACAAACCGCTGCGTATCGTCCAGAACTTCTTCATTGTGTCGCTGGCGGTGGCCGATCTCACGGTGGCTCTCCTTGTGCTGCCCTTTAACGTGGCCTACTCGATCCTGGGGCGCTGGGAGTTTGGCATCCACCTGTGCAAGCTGTGGCTCACCTGCGACGTCCTGTGCTGCACCAGCTCCATCCTGAACCTGTGCGCCATTGCCCTGGACCGCTACTGGGCCATCACGGACCCGATTAACTACGCCCAGAAGCGAACCGTGGGCCGGGTCCTGCTGCTTATCTCCGGGGTGTGGCTGCTCTCGTTGCTGATCAGCAGCCCGCCACTGATCGGCTGGAACGACTGGCCGGACGAGTTCACCAGCGCCACGCCCTGCGAGCTGACCTCGCAGCGCGGCTATGTCATCTACTCCTCGCTGGGCTCCTTCTTCATTCCGCTGGCCATCATGACGATCGTCTACATCGAGATCTTCGTGGCCACGCGGCGGCGCCTGCGGGAGCGGGCCAAGGCCAACAAGCTCAACACGATCGCGCTGAAGTCCGCCGAGTTGGAGCCGATGGCCAACTCCTCACCCGCAGCCGCCTCCACCTCCGGCTCCAAGTCACGCCTCCTGGCCAGCTGGCTGTGCTGCGGCAGGGACCGGCCCCAATTCGCTACGCCCATGATCCAGAACGACCAGGAGAGCATCAGCAGCGAGACCCACCAGCCGCAGCAGACGCAGGATGGCTCCAAGGCGGGAGCCCAGAGCAACAGCGatccgcagcagcagcagcacgtGGTCGTGCTGGTCAAGAAGTCGCGGCGGGCCAAGATCAAGGACTCGATCAAACACGGCAAGGCCCGGGGCGGTCGCAAGTCGCAGTCCTCGTCCACCTGCGAGCCCCACGGCGAACAGCAGCTCCTGCCCGCCGGAGGAAGCTGCCGTGCCAGCGGAGGACACTCCGGAGGTGCAAAGTCCGACGCCGAGATCAGCACGGAGAGCGGGAGTGACCCCAAGGGTTGCATACAG GTCTGTGTGACTCAGGCGGACGAGCAGACGTCCCTTAAGCTCACGCCACCGCAGTCCTCGACGGGAGTCGCCGCCGTTTCCGCCACTCCGCAGCAGAAGAAACCGAGCGGCGTGAACCAGTTCATCGAGGAGAAGCAGAAGATCTCGCTGTCCAAGGAGCGGCGGGCAGCCCGCACCCTGGGCATCATCATGGGCGTGTTCGTCATCTGCTGGCTGCCCTTCTTCCTCATGTACGTCATCCTGcccttctgccagagctgctgCCCTACAAATAAGTTCAAGAACTTCATCACCTGGCTGGGCTACATCAACTCCGGCCTGAACCCGGTCATCTACACCATTTTCAACCTGGACTACAGGCGGGCCTTCAAGAGGCTGCTGGGTCTAAACTGA